The DNA segment CTGGAGCAATGAACTTCTCATTTGAGTGCACCTCAAGCCCGCTTTTTAAAAGCAAGATCATACGACGTTTATGTGGTTATATATCGAACCAATAAAAAATGGTTCTATATTGAAATTTGAAAGGACCTCATGTCATAACTAATAAAATATAAGCATAGTCAAATCAAGCTGCATAAACAACAATAACTATAGAAGCTATTTTACCGCTACAGTTGAAGCCCAGCCAGAAAATACATGAAATCACCATCAACTTTTAGCGGAAATGATATTATACCAAATCAAAAAATAAGTCCATGAACTTAACAAACTAAAAAAATAgataaagtattttttttttaatattttataccACAGTAGCACCAAATTCAGTTCTCAGAGCTTCACCATCTGATACAAGCCGATTTTCTTAATACAGCTTCACATTCAGGCCCTATAAACACCAATCTGCGACACAATTAAAGGAATCAGAACTTTCTTAGGGACAAAAACGTCGAACACCTTGTGTGCACTATGATCCATTCAGGCCTAACATtgtccattaagacatgtatgatctaaTATTGTCAATTGTGATCAATTAAGGCCCAATACGGTCCATTAAAacatgtatgatctactattatccatcgtgatccattaaggcctGATATGTTCCATTAAAACATGTATGATCAACTATTGTCCACTTCGATCCATTGAGGGACATATGGTCCACTAAGACATATACGATCCACTATTTGGCCGTTGTGAATTATTTAGggccaatatggtccattaacacATATATGATCTACTACTGTttattgtgatccattaaggcctaaTATTGTCCATTAAGACTTGTACGATCTACTATTTGGCCATTGTGAATTATTTAGGCCGAATACGGTCCATTAACACATATACGATCTACTACTGTTTATcttgatccattaaggcccaatattgTCCATTAAGACTTATACAATCTTATTGTGCATTGTGGTCGATTAACACATATATGGTCCATTTTTTGTCTTTGTGATCCATTTAGGCCCAATacggtccattaagacatgtatgatctactattggTCCTTGAGATCCACTAAGGTCCAATATGGttcattaagacatgtatgatccaCTATTGGCCATTGTGATCCATTTAGGCCCAACaaggtccattaagacatgtttGACTACTATTCtccattatgatccattaaggcccaatatggtccattaacacACATACATGGCCCACTATtggccattgtgatccattaaggcccaatatggtctatTAATACATATATGATTAGGGATGAGCTCATTATCGATACGAAAATACTGCTACCGAAAATCGTCAACTATGGGTACaggtaccggtactgaaaatgTTTGGTATGACACTCTACGTTACCGGTATTTGAACATTAAACTCAGTATAATATTGGTACCGtaccgaaaacgccaaaaagtgggtaccgaaAATAATTCGGTACAGGAAATTTTGCACTAGTACTAATTTTGCATACATTAGAAACGTATATAAATGTAACTAATATGCATACTCTTACATATTATTTAAAAGAAAACACATATAGTTAGAATATATAACATTAATAATAGGATAAATTTTTAAATATGTagtaaaatttttttttgttttataatattaactaATATAATTTTTCAAATGAGAATATTAATTGAGAGAAGAGTTTTGAATAAAATATTTTGGTGGGAAGTTTTAGAATAAATTATTTTTGGGGGGAAGTTATTTTGGGGGTAAGTTTAACTTTTAGGATAAATATTTTGGTGGGAAGTTTTAGGATGAAATATATTGGTGGGAAGTTTTAGGATTAAATATTTTGAGGGAAAATTTAAATTCTAGAATAAATATTTTGGTGGGAAATTTTAGAATGAAATAATTTTGGgaaattttttaatatattgtaAGTTTAACATTTAATCACACATTTTTTCATAACATTTGATAATATTTCGTCATATGAAAATAAACAAAGTGACAATAATGTTATGAATGTTATGTAAAGgcccatgattttttttttttttaattttaagtgTAGATATTGTATACCTTTGGTCACAGAAAACAATATACATAACCATATGTATTAAATTTTAGCCACATTAGtaaatatcaagtgtcctataatgattaagcgtcctataaaggttaaagttataagaccctagtgtcaagtgtcctattaagttatgttataatagaactctagcaaataagcgtcctataaaactgatgtttttgactcaaatatcaggtgtcctattacaatttattataataacaccacaatgattaaacgtcctataaaggttaaatttataagacccaagtgtcaagtgtctttttaagttatattataataaaactctagcgaataagcgtcttataaaactaatgttttatgactcaaatatcaagtgtcctattacggtgtattataataacaccacaatgattaagcgtcctataaagtttaaacttataagacccaagtgtcaactgtcctattaagttaagttctaatatgacttcgactagaaagggtcctataacactgaacatttatgacttaactacTACCTGTCCTATTAAGTTTTGTTATAATAGGACCCCAgatgatcaagtgtcctaatacaATACCACATAATGGGACACTAACAATTAATGTCTTATAAAGTACTATATTAGGATCTAAGTTTTAAggtattaaattatatgataataggacccaaaaaaatcatccatcctattaaatagttttttaggacaccggtttagtatagtatattataaaaggaccccaaaagttcattagtcctattaaatagtttttttaggACCCTCTTTAACAAGCTTCCCATAAaaaaggtcctaaaaagccatttttgttgtagtgagAAGCCGGAATATACTCTTCGTTTTTTGGCTTCTTGGGCTTTTATCTTCTTGTCCTGTATCCATTTCTCCATCCATATCTCTCCTGCAATCTGTTCACCAAGATATGTTATTAATTTCGACGATATCCCACCTAAATATGTAAGTTCTCAATCTAGAGTTCAACAGATTATTTGTGGAAATTCCTTGTTGACTTTCAAATGCAACTATTTAAGCATTCTGAATCTTGTTGGAAGCTGAATTAGGAGATGGATAACTTGCTGGACATATAATTAGGGGATAAATAACTTGCTAGAAATCAAATGATAATTAACTAGTTcatgaaaaataaatataaaaggtGGTGATGATGCTGAATATATAAAGATATCTTTGTGATGGATGAATTGCTTGGGAAAAGTTTGTAGGCGTTGCAGACGTGTCAAACGACTAGAGACGCTTTTGGAACCATGTAGTGCACATGGTCTACATACAAGAATGCGAAACAATGTTAATTCTGTATAATTAAAGTGGGTGGGTTATAAAACACTACCTAAGATTGTTTCGGATTGCTGCATATACATCTTCCAATTCTTTGACCACGTCTCTCATTGATGGTCTTCTACTTGATTCCGTTTCTGTACACCTCAACGCAAGCTGAAACAGTCGGATCACCTCTTCAATTACAAAAGAGTTATCCTAAAGCCCTGCTGCATCCACAACCACCTCTATTTCTTTATTTTCATTCCAAACGGACCGCACCCACTTCACAAGGTCTAATCCATCTGTATCTGAAAAAGAAGGATCAACTGCCTTCCTTCTGGTTATCAGTTCTAGTAACACAACCCCATAACTATACACATCACACTCCTTGCTTTCCTTTGATGTAAATGCGCATTCTgttcaatacacattctcataaTTATACACATTATTCGATTAATAAAAAACTCAAACAAACTTTATTAACTCACCTGGAGCAATGTAGCCAATGGTGCCCCGAAGTGTGCCACTCATTAGTGTTGGAGATGATTGATCTAGAAGCTTTGCAATGCCAAAATCTGAGATATGTGGTTCCATCTCTTCATCCAAAAGAATGTTCATAGGTTTTATATCTCTGTGAACAACAGGCGGATCGCAGTCAAAATGGAGATATGCTAGACCGTGGGCAGTTCCGAGAGCTATTTTACAACGAATACTCCAATCTAACAATGGAGGTGGATGTACCTCATGCAGAATATCATGAAGACTACCATTCTGCATATACTTGTATAGTATCAAACCATAATCTTTTTCCATctgaatatcctccaatctcacaAGATTTCTGTGTCTCACCTTACCAATTGTCTCAACCTCTCGAACCATGCTCGTGATTCCTTCCTTACTGCCTCCAAACATTAGTTTCTTTACAGCATACACTCCATCTGGACCCAATGAAGCCTTATACACAGTTCCATGGGTCCCTCGCCCGATAATGTACCTGTCATTTAGATCCTCTGTAGCTTCCATTACTTTGTGAAACAAAGAACGATCTTCGATATCATGTTTTTCTCTTTGCCCAGAATGGAACATGAAACCAAGTCCAATAACTGCAAACAGAAATGCTGATGCCCCAAGAGCTACCATTGCAGTTTGGAACTTGGTAAGACTCGTCTGGTCTGAATGACTGGTGCAATGTCTGAAATTTCTGCTGACAACATCACAGTTATCTAGTCCACAATCAACACAAAGACCTGGATTTTCCAAGAATGAAGAGTTCAAAAATTTCACCAAATTTGCTGGTATCGGACCAATGAAGAGATTGTACGAGAGGTTGAGGTTGGCTAACACATGAAGCTCTGAAAGTGATGCTAAATTGTTGGTTAGATGGTTATGAGAAACATCCAAATTCTGTAACATAACCAGTTTACTGAAATTTGAAGGAATACGACCTGTCAGACCGTTGTAGCTGAAATTCAATGTGACAAGTCTCTCCAACTCTATTACTGATGAAGGTATCATTCCACGTAATGTGTTTCCACCAAGTTGAAGATCTACTAGAGCTTTGAGTTCGGATATGAAAGTTGGAATGCTTCCTGAGAATTGATTTTGGCTTAAATCAAGAGTCGACAACCTTGACATGGTCTGCAAAGCGGTTGGAATTGAGCCATTGAAAAAGTTATGACTTGCATTAAACTTCAACAGCATGCTGCAACTAGCTAATTCAGGCGGCAAAGGACCTTCCAGCGCATTGTGTGATAGGTCCAGAGCCTGAAGCCACAGGAGGTTTCCTAGCTCCATTGGTAAAAGACCTGAAAGCCTATTCTTTGAGAGATTAATTAATGTAATATTAGTAAGCTTACCAAAGCTACCCAGAATTTGTCTAGTGAACCGGTTGCCCTCAAGGTTCATGTGTAACATGTTTGGAGTATTGACAAAGTGTGGAAGAACCCCTGTGAGATTACTGTTATTTATAATCAATCGTTTAAGACTCGCACAGTTTCCAAACTCAGAAGGAATACTCCCTTGGAAAGAATTAAACCCCAAAATCAGCCTCTCCAGTTGGTTCCCGGAACAAAGATTTGGAGGGATTGGTCCAGAGAAGGAGTTATTATAGAAATCAACTATGGTGAGACTGTCATTGATTCCTAAGCTTTGTGGTATGACACCAAAGAAATGATTGTCATATAAGGTAAATACTTTCAAGTGCTTCAGCTGCACGATTTCAATGGGCAGTTCACCAAAAAGACCATTCCCATTAATAAGAAGGTTTTCCAGCGTGTCGATTTTCCAAATACTCATTGGAACCTCACCTGTTAAACGGTTCGTAAACAAATAAAGGGTTGTTAACTTAAGTCTACCGAGTTCACTTGGAATACTACCCTCAAGTTGATTATCGTTTAGTTGGAGATCAGTCAAAGAGGTGCAATTGGCAAGCTGAGGAGG comes from the Helianthus annuus cultivar XRQ/B chromosome 4, HanXRQr2.0-SUNRISE, whole genome shotgun sequence genome and includes:
- the LOC110932915 gene encoding receptor-like protein kinase; its protein translation is MRFKAGLIYLSMVACFLPPPFYFVSCLNSDGQTLLSLSRRWITTPQSILSSWNASDADPCLWGGVLCDPNKLVVSLNLSSSHIMGEIGPEISMLTQLKSLNLSSNYISGTIPSQIGNCSRIQQLDLANNILSGKIPKSVGNLLDLMYLDLSYNQFISLPPDLGNCSNLEQFAVVGCGLTGPVPSSFGQLTKVTLLYLSINQLSGNIPPQLANCTSLTDLQLNDNQLEGSIPSELGRLKLTTLYLFTNRLTGEVPMSIWKIDTLENLLINGNGLFGELPIEIVQLKHLKVFTLYDNHFFGVIPQSLGINDSLTIVDFYNNSFSGPIPPNLCSGNQLERLILGFNSFQGSIPSEFGNCASLKRLIINNSNLTGVLPHFVNTPNMLHMNLEGNRFTRQILGSFGKLTNITLINLSKNRLSGLLPMELGNLLWLQALDLSHNALEGPLPPELASCSMLLKFNASHNFFNGSIPTALQTMSRLSTLDLSQNQFSGSIPTFISELKALVDLQLGGNTLRGMIPSSVIELERLVTLNFSYNGLTGRIPSNFSKLVMLQNLDVSHNHLTNNLASLSELHVLANLNLSYNLFIGPIPANLVKFLNSSFLENPGLCVDCGLDNCDVVSRNFRHCTSHSDQTSLTKFQTAMVALGASAFLFAVIGLGFMFHSGQREKHDIEDRSLFHKVMEATEDLNDRYIIGRGTHGTVYKASLGPDGVYAVKKLMFGGSKEGITSMVREVETIGKVRHRNLVRLEDIQMEKDYGLILYKYMQNGSLHDILHEVHPPPLLDWSIRCKIALGTAHGLAYLHFDCDPPVVHRDIKPMNILLDEEMEPHISDFGIAKLLDQSSPTLMSGTLRGTIGYIAPECAFTSKESKECDVYSYGVVLLELITRRKAVDPSFSDTDGLDLVKWLALRCTETESSRRPSMRDVVKELEDVYAAIRNNLSGTESVLNRTDLAGSERLCKSGSTGDRLQETQPINKSLKQKVAGTKGKYFGHKTVATRPKPVQSQEGCNKAISSSVAKRSQQGHNQKRSQILQSFL